A window from Bufo bufo chromosome 1, aBufBuf1.1, whole genome shotgun sequence encodes these proteins:
- the EIF4E1B gene encoding eukaryotic translation initiation factor 4E type 1B: MATAEGLTIKNIPRRDEKKKKKKVAALEHVEMHLLQSRWALWFFKNVKSQPWQCNLRLVTTFNTVEDFWALYTHIQLASKLSSGCDYSIFKDGIEPMWEDSRNKRGGRWLITLSKQQRHSDLDSLWLETLLCLIGEAFDEFSEEVCGAVINIRAKGDKIAIWTKEAENREAVTHIGKVYKERLGLSSKVVIGYQAHADTATKSSSLSKNKFVV, encoded by the exons ATGGCTACAGCTGAAGGA TTAACCATTAAGAATATACCCCGAAGAGatgagaagaagaaaaagaaaaaagtggctGCTCTTGAACACGTGGAAATGCATCTTTTACAGAGCAG ATGGGCCCTCTGGTTCTTCAAAAATGTGAAAAGCCAGCCATGGCAGTGTAACTTGCGCCTTGTTACAACATTCAACACAGTAGAAGACTTTTGGGC ACTGTATACACATATTCAGCTTGCAAGCAAGTTGTCATCTGGCTGTGACTACTCCATCTTTAAG gatgGGATTGAACCGATGTGGGAAGATAGTCGGAACAAGAGGGGAGGGAGGTGGCTTATCACTCTTTCCAAGCAGCAGCGTCACAGTGACCTGGACTCCCTTTGGCTTGAGACT TTACTATGTCTAATTGGAGAAGCCTTTGATgaattcagtgaagaagtctgtgGCGCGGTCATCAACATTCGGGCAAAAGGAGATAAGATTGCAATCTGGACCAAAGAGGCTGAAAACAGAGAAGCGGTTACTCACATTGG tAAAGTGTACAAGGAGAGGCTGGGCCTGTCTTCCAAAGTGGTCATTGGTTATCAAGCACATGCAGACACGGCTACCAAGAGCAGCTCCCTTAGCAAGAATAAGTTTGTGGTGTGA